CTAGCAGCGAAAAAAATAGTATAAGTCATAGAGGAAGAGCATTAAATCAGTTGAAGCAAGTTCTTAATTCAGGTGGGTATTCTTTTACGCCATCTGAATTTTAGAACTACAAATGCATGGTTTACTTGGCGTCGAACTCCCACTTGAAGAAAAGCAGAGAACCAAAATCTTTTTTTGATTTTGTGTGAGGGCTGTACAGAGTGCGTGGGAGACTTACGCCAAGTTAGTCAGGTGAAAATATAAATTAAAAAATCAGTTATAAAAGGAGTTCTTTATGTTAATAGGAGTATTAAGCGATACACATAGAATAAATGGATATATAAAAGAGGCCTGTAAGTATACAAAAGATTGTGATATTATAATGCATTTAGGAGATAATGTAGAGGATGTAGGGGAAATAAAACAGTATTACAAAGGCAAAATAATAAATGTAAGCGGTAATTGTGACTATACTGATGTACCTAGTGAAAAAATTGAAATAATAGAAGGGAAAAAGTTTTTTTTGACACATGGACATAGGTATAATGTAAAAAGCAGTTTAATGAATCTTAAATATAAGGCCTTGGAAACAGGAGCAGATATCGTCTTATTCGGGCATACTCATATAGCTATATCTGCTGAAGAGGATGGTATATTGTTTATTAATCCTGGAAGTGTTTCCATGCCGAGAAATGGCAAGAATAGCATAGCATTTATAGAGATTGTTGATGGAAATATAAAGTATAATATAAAAAACTTATAAAAAAAAATGAAAAAACTCTTGACGAATACTTCATCTTAGTGTAGAATAATTTTTGTCGTCAAGCGGTGACATGATAAATTTACTAAAATACATTAGCTTATCGGGGTGTGGCGCAGATGGGAGCGCGCGTGGTTTGGGACCATGAGGTCGCAGGTTCAATCCCTGTCACCCCGACCACCAAGCGGGTGTAACTCAATGGTAGAGTGCCAGCCTTCCAAGCTGGTTACGAGGGTTCGATTCCCTTCACCCGCTCCAAAAGATGCGTCTTTAGCTCAGCTGGATAGAGCAACGCCCTTCTAAGGCGTGGGCCAGGGGTTCGAATCCCTTAAGACGCACCATTAAAAAGAAAATGCGCTTTTAGCTCAGTTGGTAGAGCACCTGACTCTTAATCAGGGTGCCCAGGGTTCGAGTCCCTGAAGGCGCACCATATGGTGAATATAGTTCAGTTGGTAGAGCGCCAGTTTGTGGTACTGGTTGTCAAGGGTTCGAGTCCCTTTATTCACCCCATAATCTTGGGATGTCGTCAAGCGGTAAGACACAGCACTTTGACTGCTGCATTCGTAGGTTCGAATCCTGCCATCCCAGCCAATTTAATTAAATATGGTTTACTAGCTCAGTTGGTAGAGCACATGACTTTTAATCATGTTGTCCGGGGTTCGATTCCCCGGTAAGCCACCAATGATGCAGGTGTGGCGGAATTGGCAGACGCACTAGACTTAGGATCTAGCGCCTACGGCATGGGGGTTCGACTCCCTTCACCTGCACCAATTTTAGTTGGTATATATTAATAATTATATTATGAAGAAGTTTATTTATTACACAATAATTTAAATTATTAAGTATTTAGTTAGAAAATTATTTGGATTTATGATTTAAGTAATCTTATTAGTTTGTAAGCGGGAGTGGCTCAGTGGTAGAGCGTCACCTTGCCAAGGTGAACGTCGCGAGTTCGAATCTCGTCTTCCGCTCCAATATATGCGGGTGTAACTCAATGGTAGAGTGCCAGCCTTCCAAGCTGGTTACGAGGGTTCGATTCCCTTCACCCGCTCCAAAAGATGCGTCTTTAGCTCAGCTGGATAGAGCAACGCCCTTCTAAGGCGTGGGCCAGGGGTTCGAATCCCTTAAGACGCACCATATGGTGAATATAGTTCAGTTGGTAGAGCGCCAGTTTGTGGTACTGGTTGTCAAGGGTTCGAGTCCCTTTATTCACCCCATAATCTTGGGATGTCGTCAAGCGGTAAGACACAGCACTTTGACTGCTGCATTCGTAGGTTCGAATCCTGCCATCCCAGCCAATTTAATTAAATATGGTTTACTAGCTCAGTTGGTAGAGCACATGACTTTTAATCATGTTGTCCGGGGTTCGATTCCCCGGTAAGCCACCAATGATGCAGGTGTGGCGGAATTGGCAGACGCACTAGACTTAGGATCTAGCGCCTACGGCATGGGGGTTCGACTCCCTTCACCTGCACCAATTTTAGTTGGTATACATTGTTAATAACTATGATTGATTTTAGATTCTAGTGAAGTTTATCATAAGCGGGAGTGGCTCAGTGGTAGAGCGTCACCTTGCCAAGGTGAACGTCGCGAGTTCGAATCTCGTCTTCCGCTCCATAATTAAGTTTTTGTATGAAGTTTGGACATGAATTAATCATATTGAATTTTTGCTTGATAAATAAAATGCGTTTTTAGCTCAGTTGGTAGAGCACCTGACTCTTAATCAGGGTGCCCAGGGTTCGAGTCCCTGAAGACGCACCAATTTAATTTTAAATATCGGGGTGTGGCGCAGATGGGAGCGCGCGTGGTTTGGGACCATGAGGTCGCAGGTTCAATCCCTGTCACCCCGACCACCAAGCGGGTGTAACTCAATGGTAGAGTGCCAGCCTTCCAAGCTGGTTACGAGGGTTCGATTCCCTTCACCCGCTCCAAATAAAACTATTTGATTAAAAAAGCTCTTACTTTAAACTCTTGTTTTTAAGTTTGAGTTTTATTTTTATTTTATGCACCCATAGCTCAGTTGGATAGAGTTGCAGACTTCGAATCTGAAGGTCGAGGGTTCGACTCCCCCTGGGTGCACCACTAAAGCCTTACAAATACTAAGTTTGTGAGGCTTTTAATTTTGCCACCATGTAATCATATAAATCATTTAATATTTCAAAATACTCATTAGTACTGAATATTCTTTCTCTCTAAGTGTGATATTATAAATATTTGTTTAGTAACTACAAATTCAAGCTATTAAAATCAATTTCTAAATTATCATATATGTTTACTTTTATTTTATCTTTGAATGTATAGCTGTCAGGAGCTGCATATTTATTGTTTTCATCAAGAGTGTAAGCAAATATAGTTTCCTTCATAGGGTTTATTATCCAGTATTCACGTACTTTAAATTCCTCATACAGGCTCAATTTCCTTACATAATCATTAGATGGGTTGAATGGTGACACCACTTCTATAATCATGTCAGGAGAACCAGTACAGCCCTTATCTGTTAGCTTGTTTTTATCACATATCACTGATATATCAGGCTGAACAATATTTTTGCTATTAGACAATTCTTCATCATCATTTTTTAATATTACATCAAAGGGAGCAGGATATACCTCACAATCTCCTTTATTAGTTTTGATATAATTTCCTATTTCAATTAATAATTGTGATATGATTTTCTGGTGGATTCTTGATGGAGCAGCAGCCATATTGTATATGTGGCCGTCTATAATTTCTATTCTTTCACCTTCAGGGTATTTCATATAGTCCGTGTAAGTATAGGTTTTATTTTTTGCGGCATTATCCATAGTGGTTAGCTCCTTTCTTATTTTTTTTATATTTTACCCAATGTTCAAATTAAACTTCCATATATTAATATTATCTCTTATTCTTTCTCTATGCAAGAATAAGAGAATAATGGGTCAGCAACTATTAAACATGCTAAAGTTTTAGAAATAGTATCAATTGTAAGTTTAAAATAAAGTTTAATCGTTTGGAACAAAGATTGATCATTTGTAATAAAGTTTAATCAGAATTAAGGATTAAACTCCTTGTAAATGGCTTAACTTCGTAATAAATATGAGTTTTGCTCAAACTTTATTACAAAAACTTGTCATAAATTGCTTATTAAAATGATACTTTTGATTAAACTTTGTTTCAAAAATTAATTTTCAAATTAACGGTTTTAAGCTATTTCTAAAGTATATTTTGATCAAACTTTTTTACAAACCCACATCAATTAAAATGCTTGTTCAAATATAAGATAATGTAAAATATTGTTGTAGAAATTTGATGAACAAAAATTAAAGGATATTACTTTTATTTATGGTAAAATTATGTAGAAAGGAGATGGCTTACATGATTAACAAACAAGATATAAAAATAGCTATAATAGCAAGTGGAAGCAAAATTAGCAAAGAAGATTTAATTAAAAAAGTAAATAGTTTGGATGAGAATACTAAGCATATGATTTACTTAAAATTAAAGGATATGCTAACAGAAAAAATATATAAATTGATTAATGAATTGTCATTGATACCTAAAGAAGTTAGTAGAATTGCTAGTAATCTTAAAATAGATTCTGCAGTTATATATTATGTTTATATGGAAAAATTAAATAATAATAAAAGCCATAAATAAAAAAGAACCCTTAACAGAGATTATTTTAAAAGGTATGTGTTATATCTGTAAAAAAAGTATGTATAAATTAATACATACTTTCTTGAAGAGTTTATTAATTGCAAAATACAATACTATTATAGTGTAAATGATTTCTTGATTCAATACTACTCTATAAATTTAAAAATATATTGGATAATATAAATTAGATTAAATAATATTTACAATAATTAAGATGTTATTTAACAATCATATGTTAATATGATTGTGTTAGAATAAACTTCCCTTCTTATTAGTAAACTTATTTTTTACGCCAGTTAAATACTGGTGTTTTTTGTTGAATAATACTAATAAGATAAGTGGAATTTAATAAAAAATATCTCCTTCAATACTAATTTTAATAAAAAAAGAATAAAAATAAATTAGAGTAGTTTTAGTATTTAAGGAGAGTCTATGATAAAAAATAAATTTTATAGGTACAGATTTAATAATAGGTATAGATTAGCTCGCAGGAGTAAAATTCCTAATTTTAGGATATCTAAATTTAAACTTATAATATTAGGAATTTGCATAATTATCATGTTAAATACAATTCTATTTTTTCCTCACTTTTTTAGAAGTACTTATATAGTAACTATTGCCAATAAACAGATAAAAACAGTTGATGATAAAAAGATATATTTAATTTATACTCAAATGGAAAATGGAGATACCAGGGTATTTAAAAATACTAACAGTTTATTGGAATTTAAATTTGACTCTGAAGATATATATGGGGGACTCAGAATTAATAGAACCTATGAGATTAAGGCTTATGGGTTTAGAATACCTTTAACGGAAAAATATGAAAATATTGTAAAAATAAAAGGCGTAAAATAAAATTTTACACTCTTTATTTTCTGCATTTCATTAAAGGATTAATACTATCAACAAAACTTGAAATGATCGCAATAATTATCTAACTCCAAAGTGAAAAAATTATTATAGTTACTTGCTATCCTATAAAAGAATAAATAAAGTAAAAACTGCAAATAT
This genomic window from Clostridium pasteurianum DSM 525 = ATCC 6013 contains:
- a CDS encoding metallophosphoesterase: MLIGVLSDTHRINGYIKEACKYTKDCDIIMHLGDNVEDVGEIKQYYKGKIINVSGNCDYTDVPSEKIEIIEGKKFFLTHGHRYNVKSSLMNLKYKALETGADIVLFGHTHIAISAEEDGILFINPGSVSMPRNGKNSIAFIEIVDGNIKYNIKNL
- a CDS encoding DUF1523 family protein, giving the protein MIKNKFYRYRFNNRYRLARRSKIPNFRISKFKLIILGICIIIMLNTILFFPHFFRSTYIVTIANKQIKTVDDKKIYLIYTQMENGDTRVFKNTNSLLEFKFDSEDIYGGLRINRTYEIKAYGFRIPLTEKYENIVKIKGVK
- a CDS encoding Uma2 family endonuclease, producing the protein MDNAAKNKTYTYTDYMKYPEGERIEIIDGHIYNMAAAPSRIHQKIISQLLIEIGNYIKTNKGDCEVYPAPFDVILKNDDEELSNSKNIVQPDISVICDKNKLTDKGCTGSPDMIIEVVSPFNPSNDYVRKLSLYEEFKVREYWIINPMKETIFAYTLDENNKYAAPDSYTFKDKIKVNIYDNLEIDFNSLNL